The following proteins are co-located in the Labrys monachus genome:
- a CDS encoding efflux RND transporter permease subunit, with protein MARFFIDRPVFAWVIAIIIMLGGVLAIRSLSIAQYPSIAPPAVAISATYPGASAQTLQDTVTQIIEQKMQGIDNLLYMSSTSDSTGSLTLTITFANGTDPDIAQVQVQNKLQLATPLLPQVVQQQGIKVAKSSSSFLLVLGFVSEDDSMSYNDITDYVASNLQDPLSRVPGVGDTQLFGAQYAMRIWLDPSKLNNYAMTPSDVSTALTAQNAQISAGQLGGTPAVDGQELNATVLAQSRLRTPAEFEDVILRTNTDGSMVRLRDVARVELGGESYTTDARYNGKPAAGFAIKLATGANALDTATAVRARLAELERFYPHGLKTVYPYDTTPFVSISIEEVIKTLFEAIGLVFVVMYVFLQSFRATLIPTIAVPVVLLGTFGVLAVFGYSINTLTMFAMVLAIGLLVDDAIVVVENVERVMAEDKLGPLEATRKSMDQITGALVGVALVLSAVFVPMAFFGGSTGIIYRQFSVTIVSAMVLSVLVALILTPALCATLLKPAAQGHHEKRGLFGLFNRGFDSTTRGYQSMVRGILRRGLRFGLVYLLIVGGLVFLFSRLPSGFLPDEDQGVMFAQVVLPSGATQARTLGVLKQVEDHFLKDEKDAVESVFSVAGFSFAGSGQNMGVAFLKLRDWSERKSPALKVGAVAGRAMAAFSQIRDAMAFAFPPPAVIELGNATGFDLELEDRAGLGHDKLMAARNQFLGMAAQDGRLVAVRPNGQEDAPQFQIDVDRGRAGALGLTFSDINNTLSAAWGSSYVDDFIDRGRVKKVYMQSEAAARMQPEDLYRWYVRNTTGEMVPFSSFSQAHWTYGSPRLERYNGISSVEILGQPRPGISSGVAMAAAEQIAAKLPPGIGYEWTGLSYQERQAGSQTLLLYGLSMLVIFLCLAALYESWSIPFSVMLVVPLGMIGAVAAATWAGLSNDVYFQVGLLTTIGLAAKNAILIVEFAKDLQEKGMDLVEATLLAVRQRLRPILMTSLAFILGVLPLAISNGAGSGAQNDIGIGVMGGMIAATLLGVFFVPLFFVLVRRVFKPKLRGGEAGSPSPLSAPSEAH; from the coding sequence ACCGGCCCGTCTTCGCCTGGGTCATCGCCATCATCATCATGCTCGGCGGCGTGCTCGCCATCCGCAGCCTGTCCATCGCCCAATATCCGAGCATCGCGCCGCCCGCGGTCGCCATCAGCGCGACCTATCCGGGCGCATCGGCGCAGACGCTGCAGGACACCGTCACCCAGATCATCGAGCAGAAGATGCAGGGCATCGACAACCTGCTCTATATGTCCTCGACCAGCGATTCGACCGGCAGCCTCACCCTCACCATCACCTTCGCCAACGGCACCGATCCGGACATCGCCCAGGTGCAGGTGCAGAACAAGCTGCAGCTCGCCACCCCCCTGCTGCCGCAGGTCGTTCAGCAGCAGGGCATCAAAGTCGCGAAATCCTCCTCCAGCTTCCTCCTCGTGCTCGGCTTCGTCTCCGAAGACGACAGCATGAGCTACAACGACATCACCGACTATGTGGCGAGCAACCTGCAGGACCCGCTGAGCCGGGTGCCGGGCGTCGGCGACACCCAGCTGTTCGGCGCCCAATATGCGATGCGGATCTGGCTCGATCCGAGCAAGCTGAACAATTACGCCATGACGCCGTCGGACGTCTCGACGGCGCTCACCGCACAGAACGCCCAGATATCCGCAGGGCAGCTCGGCGGGACGCCGGCCGTCGACGGCCAGGAACTGAACGCCACCGTCCTGGCGCAGAGCCGCCTGCGGACGCCCGCGGAGTTCGAGGACGTCATCCTGCGGACCAACACCGACGGCTCGATGGTGCGCCTGCGCGACGTCGCCCGCGTCGAGCTCGGCGGCGAAAGCTACACGACGGACGCCCGCTACAACGGCAAGCCCGCGGCCGGCTTCGCCATCAAGCTCGCCACCGGCGCGAACGCGCTCGACACCGCCACCGCGGTGCGGGCCCGGCTGGCCGAGCTCGAACGCTTCTATCCGCACGGGCTGAAGACGGTCTATCCCTACGACACCACGCCCTTCGTCAGCATCTCGATCGAGGAGGTGATCAAGACGCTGTTCGAGGCGATCGGCCTCGTCTTCGTGGTGATGTATGTCTTCCTGCAGAGCTTCAGGGCCACCCTGATCCCCACCATCGCGGTGCCCGTGGTGCTGCTCGGCACCTTCGGCGTGCTGGCGGTTTTCGGCTATTCCATCAACACGCTGACGATGTTCGCGATGGTGCTGGCGATCGGCCTCCTCGTCGACGACGCCATCGTCGTCGTCGAGAACGTCGAACGGGTGATGGCCGAGGACAAGCTCGGGCCGCTGGAGGCCACCCGCAAGTCGATGGACCAGATCACGGGAGCGCTGGTCGGCGTCGCTCTCGTCCTCTCGGCCGTGTTCGTGCCCATGGCCTTCTTCGGCGGCTCGACCGGCATCATCTATCGGCAATTCTCGGTCACCATCGTCTCGGCCATGGTGCTGTCGGTGCTGGTGGCGCTGATCCTCACGCCCGCTTTGTGCGCCACGCTGCTGAAACCCGCCGCACAGGGGCACCACGAGAAGCGCGGCCTCTTCGGCCTGTTCAATCGGGGCTTCGACAGCACGACCCGCGGCTATCAGTCGATGGTGCGCGGCATCCTGAGACGAGGCCTGCGCTTCGGCCTGGTCTACCTGCTCATCGTCGGCGGCCTGGTCTTCCTGTTCTCGCGCCTGCCCAGCGGCTTTCTTCCCGATGAGGATCAGGGCGTGATGTTCGCCCAGGTCGTCCTGCCGAGCGGCGCCACGCAGGCGCGGACGCTGGGCGTCCTCAAGCAGGTCGAGGACCACTTCCTCAAGGACGAGAAGGACGCCGTCGAATCCGTCTTCTCCGTGGCGGGCTTCAGCTTCGCCGGCTCGGGCCAGAACATGGGCGTCGCCTTCTTGAAGCTCAGGGATTGGAGCGAACGCAAGAGCCCGGCCCTCAAGGTCGGCGCGGTCGCCGGCCGGGCGATGGCGGCCTTCTCGCAGATCCGCGACGCGATGGCCTTCGCCTTCCCGCCGCCCGCCGTGATCGAGCTCGGAAACGCCACCGGCTTCGATCTAGAGCTCGAGGACCGCGCCGGCCTCGGCCATGACAAGCTCATGGCGGCGCGCAACCAGTTCCTCGGCATGGCGGCGCAGGACGGACGGCTCGTCGCCGTGCGGCCGAACGGCCAGGAGGATGCGCCGCAGTTCCAGATCGACGTCGACCGCGGGCGCGCCGGCGCGCTCGGCCTCACCTTCTCCGACATCAACAACACCCTGTCGGCGGCATGGGGCTCGAGCTATGTCGACGACTTCATCGACCGCGGACGCGTGAAGAAGGTCTACATGCAGTCGGAAGCCGCCGCGCGCATGCAGCCCGAGGATCTCTATCGCTGGTATGTCCGCAATACGACCGGGGAGATGGTGCCGTTCTCGTCCTTCTCCCAGGCGCATTGGACCTATGGCTCGCCGCGTCTCGAACGCTACAACGGCATTTCCTCGGTCGAGATCCTGGGCCAGCCGCGGCCCGGCATCTCCAGCGGCGTGGCCATGGCTGCGGCGGAGCAGATCGCGGCGAAGCTGCCGCCCGGCATCGGCTATGAGTGGACCGGGCTGTCCTATCAGGAGCGGCAGGCGGGATCGCAGACCCTCCTCCTCTACGGCCTGTCGATGCTGGTCATCTTCCTTTGCCTGGCGGCCCTCTATGAAAGCTGGTCGATCCCCTTCTCGGTGATGCTGGTGGTCCCGCTCGGCATGATCGGCGCAGTGGCGGCGGCGACCTGGGCGGGCCTTTCCAACGACGTCTATTTCCAGGTCGGCCTCCTCACCACCATCGGCCTCGCCGCCAAGAACGCCATCCTCATCGTCGAATTCGCCAAGGATCTGCAGGAGAAGGGCATGGACCTGGTCGAGGCGACGCTCCTCGCCGTCCGCCAGCGCCTGCGGCCGATCCTGATGACGTCCCTGGCCTTCATCCTCGGCGTCCTGCCGCTGGCGATCAGCAACGGCGCCGGCTCCGGCGCCCAGAACGACATCGGCATCGGCGTCATGGGCGGCATGATCGCCGCAACCCTGCTCGGCGTCTTCTTCGTGCCCCTGTTCTTCGTGCTCGTCCGCCGGGTCTTCAAGCCGAAGCTGCGAGGCGGAGAAGCCGGCTCTCCATCCCCTCTTTCGGCTCCTTCCGAGGCTCACTGA